In one Poecilia reticulata strain Guanapo linkage group LG8, Guppy_female_1.0+MT, whole genome shotgun sequence genomic region, the following are encoded:
- the LOC103468302 gene encoding A-agglutinin anchorage subunit-like: MCNQTTEGKHKIHAFHFRCLYAKLLNVNYSAPSAKDIYGDCQNFGSEINTLQQLWNNLDNDGTSAGVTSASPPNTSTLCSTTTMTTSTPTMSSSLGATTSTTSPTTTSSVPHMGQRTEKSTHTWQTTSILVVLMLSITGNLMQGLNSFLQKRKLNMKQKQMSAECICLNPDTTAAEKSPKKSLSYSNESVH; encoded by the exons ATGTGTAATCAGACAACTGAAGGGAAACACAAAATCCATGCGTTTCACTTCAGGTGTTTGTATGCCAAACTACTCAATGTGAATTACTCAGCTCCGTCCGCAAAAGACA tcTATGGAGATTGTCAAAACTTCG GTTCTGAGATCAATACTTTGCAACAGCTATGGAACAATTTAGATAATG ATGGAACATCTGCAGGAGTCACATCAGCATCTCCACCAAATACATCAACATTATGTTCAACAACTACAATGACAACATCCACCCCAACTATGTCATCATCACTTGGCGCAACTACATCGACAACATCTCCAACAACTACATCGTCAG TGCCTCATATGGGTCAAAGAACAG aaaaatcaacacacaCAT GGCAAACCACCTCCATCCTGGTGGTGTTGATGCTGTCCATCACGGGGAACCTCATGCAGGGGCTCAACTCTTTTCTGCAGAAGCGGAAACTCAACATGAAGCAGAAGCAGATG AGTGCCGAATGCATCTGCCTAAATCCAGACACGACGGCAGCAGAAAAAAGCCCAAAGAAAAGCTTAAGTTACTCGAACGAAAGTGTGCATTGA